Proteins co-encoded in one Rhopalosiphum maidis isolate BTI-1 chromosome 2, ASM367621v3, whole genome shotgun sequence genomic window:
- the LOC113552407 gene encoding LOW QUALITY PROTEIN: leucine-rich repeat extensin-like protein 3 (The sequence of the model RefSeq protein was modified relative to this genomic sequence to represent the inferred CDS: inserted 1 base in 1 codon) — protein MNTLRIITALVLTCFAKAQATPCDGFPSQYYGLGQSGYPPALPLPCPSPPPPFSLPLSLPFLPPSPPPCLPLPPLPLPLPFLPPPPPPYFLPPPCSPLPPLPLPLSCLPPPPPPCLPAPCLPAPALPPPCLPAPALPPPCLPPPVLPPPCLPAAPLPPCIPSPPISPAALAALLATLKAAAPFSPLATLPVPPPALPACAPAPTVATTLTVPAPAPQVIAPGPAPGPLIVQLPSVAGKSAPIVVPAGPAANLIVKLAQCPAPAPIILPGAAPGPIVINDGNVIKEQSITRAPAPDPNKIFFALPPPLPTPPVVLPPAPLPKVFFNPGLYVQKPDIVYQTPVGLPQXFLIPSPCPCPAPCYPPPGPCNLPPVLAKVPCVC, from the exons atgaatactttAAGAATCATAACGGCCTTAGTGCTGACTTGTTTTGCTAAG gcACAAGCAACACCTTGTGATGGATTTCCATCACAATATTATGGACTAGGCCAATCTGGTTATCCACCAGCACTACCACTCCCTTGCCCATCACCTCCACCACCATTCTCACTCCCACTCTCTCTTCCATTCTTACCTCCATCACCACCCCCGTGTTTACCACTACCACCATTACCACTTCCACTCCCTTTCTTACCACCCCCACCCCCACCATACTTCCTTCCACCACCATGTTCACCACTACCACCATTACCACTCCCTCTTTCTTGCTTACCACCACCACCGCCTCCCTGTCTTCCAGCCCCGTGCCTTCCAGCTCCAGCTCTACCACCCCCATGTCTTCCTGCCCCAGCTCTACCACCACCGTGCCTTCCACCACCAGTTTTACCACCCCCATGTCTTCCAGCCGCACCTCTGCCACCATGTATACCATCACCGCCCATTAGTCCAGCGGCTCTAGCCGCTTTATTAGCCACTCTTAAAGCAGCGGCACCTTTTTCACCCCTTGCCACACTCCCTGTTCCACCGCCTGCCCTACCAGCCTGTGCACCCGCCCCAACTGTAGCTACAACCCTGACAGTCCCCGCACCTGCACCTCAGGTCATAGCTCCAGGACCAGCACCAGGTCCATTGATAGTCCAATTGCCGTCAGTAGCTGGAAAGTCAGCGCCAATCGTTGTTCCCGCCGGTCCAGCCGCTAATCTGATTGTTAAACTGGCTCAATGTCCAGCTCCCGCACCCATCATACTTCCAGGAGCGGCACCCGGGCCTATTGTCATTAACGACGGAAACGTAATCAAGGAACAGTCCATCACGCGTGCACCAGCTCCAGatccaaacaaaatattcttcGCGTTACCACCGCCATTACCGACTCCACCTGTCGTGTTACCACCCGCGCCATTGCCAAAAGTGTTCTTCAATCCCGGTCTATATGTCCAAAAACCTGATATCGTATACCAAACTCCAGTCGGTCTACCTC TGTTTTTGATTCCGTCGCCGTGCCCATGCCCAGCACCGTGCTACCCACCACCCGGTCCATGCAACCTACCACCAGTCCTTGCTAAGGTTCCTTGCGTTTGTTAA
- the LOC113552408 gene encoding vegetative cell wall protein gp1-like gives MKTFRIVFALALACLAKVEAGPCGTCGGYPFLPDPYLNFGLAPPPLPLPLPPPCLPLPPLPLPPPCLPLPPLPLPLPLPLPPPCLPLPPLPLPLPCLPPPCLPLPPLPLPLPLPPPCLPLPPLPLPLPCLPPPPPPCFLPPPCLPLPPLPLPLPLPLPPPCLPLPPLPLPLPCLPPPPPCFLPPPCLPLPPLPLPLPLPCLPPPPPPCFLPCVLPPCVPPPALIPVPLAPLPCFSIPPLCPPCPPLCPPCLPPPCYC, from the exons ATGAAGACTTTTAGAATTGTATTTGCTTTGGCATTGGCCTGTTTGGCTAAG GTTGAAGCAGGTCCTTGTGGCACATGTGGAGGATATCCATTCCTTCCAGATCCTTATCTAAACTTTGGTTTGGCACCACCCCCACTTCCACTTCCTCTTCCACCACCGTGTTTACCACTACCACCACTTCCTCTTCCACCACCGTGTTTACCACTACCACCACTTCCTCTTCCACTTCCACTTCCTCTTCCACCACCATGTTTACCACTACCACCACTTCCTCTTCCACTCCCTTGCTTACCACCACCATGTTTACCACTACCACCACTTCCACTCCCACTTCCTCTTCCACCACCGTGTTTACCACTACCACCACTTCCTCTCCCACTCCCTTGcttaccaccaccaccaccaccatgcTTCCTTCCACCCCCATGTTTACCACTACCACCCCTCCCACTCCCACTTCCACTTCCTCTTCCACCACCATGTTTACCACTACCACCACTTCCTCTTCCACTCCCTTGCTTACCACCACCACCCCCATGCTTCCTCCCACCACCATGTTTACCACTACCACCACTTCCACTCCCACTTCCACTCCCTTGcttaccaccaccaccaccaccatgtTTCCT TCCTTGTGTTCTACCTCCTTGTGTTCCACCTCCAGCGTTGATTCCAGTACCTCTAGCACCTCTGCCTTGTTTCTCTATTCCACCATTATGTCCACCTTGTCCACCATTATGTCCACCTTGCCTACCACCTCCTTGCTACTGTTAA